The Edaphobacter acidisoli genome contains the following window.
TGACCGACCTCGTTCACGCGGTCAAATCATATGCGTACGAAGGCAAAGGCAAACGCCAGGCCATCGACGTCAACGAGAGCATCCACGCCACCATCCTCATCCTCGCCCACAAGATGCGCGAGAAAGAGCTCACCATCGAGAAGACCTTCAGCCCCGATCTCCCTCCACTCGAAAGTGACTCCACCGGCCTCAATCAGATCTGGACCAACCTCCTCGACAACGCCATCGACGCCGCGCCCCAGAAGGGCAAGATCCAGGTCCGCACGTGGGCCGAGAAGTCCGACGCGAACGGCGCCAATCCGCACACCGAGCTCTGCGTCATGGTGGCCGACAACGGTGGCGGCATCCCCGCAGAGATCCAGCCTCAGATCTTCGACCAGTTCTACACCACAAAACCAGTCGGCGTAGGCACAGGTATCGGCCTCGGCATCGTGCAGCGCATCGTGGACCAGTACGGCGGCAGCATCCACTTCTCCTCCGTACCCGGCAACACCGAATTCGTCGTGCGCATCCCCGCCACCCGCCAGTAACGAATCATCAGACGATTCCAAAACAATTGGAGTCCTCGCTGTTTGCCTGCAAAACCAGTTGTCATCCTCCATCAACTGCCAAAACAGTTGTCATCCTCCATCGACTGCCCAAAACAGTTGTCATCCTTCCGCGCAGCGGGAGGATCTGCTTTTGTCTTTCCTTGACTCATCGCCATCGCATCACCCGTCCGCGTCACTTTTTCACGGCAACATTTCCCCCGCACTCGCGTTTGTAGCTTCAGAACGCGCCGCACTCAGACGCGGCTGGAATGTGTGAGGACACCATGAAGCTCTCTCGTTTTGCACTACCTCTCGTTGCCGCAGGAGTCATTTTCACTGCGGGCTGTTCGCACCCCAACTACTACGCGCCTCCACCGCCTCCGCCGCCTCCACAAAGCGTTCCGCCCCTCATCCAACAGGCCAATCGCGATGGCTTCCGCGCAGGCCACGACGATGGTGCCCGCGATGCCTACAACCGCTTCGGCTATCATCCGCGTCACGACCGCAAGTACCACGACTGCCCCGGCTACAATCCTGCGCTCGGCCCGTTCGGCCCATACCGCGATGCCTTTCGCAACGCCTATCTCCGCGGTTACTACCAGGGCTTCTACAACCAGCGATAGCCCGCACAACGACGTTCGTGTCGCTCCTGACGCCGCCATCGTAAGATAGGCGTCAGGAGCGCACCGTGACTCTCACTCCCTTCCACATCGCGTTTCCCGTCGATGACCTCGCCGCCGCGCGCGCCTTCTACGGCGGCACACTCGGCTGCCCCGAAGGCCGCAGCTCCGACCAGTGGATCGACTTCGACCTCTTCGGCCACCAGATCGTCGCGCACCTCAAGCCGCGCGCCTCTGCGCCCGGCCATCACCACAACCCCGTCGACGGCCACGACGTCCCCGTGCCTCACTTCGGCGTGGTCCTGCCCATGGACGCGTGGGAGCGCCTCGCCGAGCGCCTCCGCAACGCGCACATCCACTTCATCATCGAGCCATACATCCGCTTCAAGGGCCAGACCGGCGAGCAGGCAACCATGTTCTTCCTCGACCCCGCAGGCAACGCACTCGAGTTCAAGGCCTTCGCCGATCCCAGTCAGCTCTTCGCAAAGTGACGCACCCAAGCGGAGGTCAAACCTTTGCCTAAAGGGTTTCCTCAAAAATATATTTACAAAACCCCTTACCTATACCGATTTAGTTAGGATAGACTGCTTGGCGACCAGCACAACGGTTTTGCGGGCGGCAGAACGACAAGCTGCGTCCTGAATCGAAGAAGAAGGAAGCGAACGATGCAAGTATCCAGACGGTGCAATAGCACGAAATTTTTCTCTGCAATGGTTGTGCTGGCGATGGCCGCACTTGGTTCGGCAACAGCAGGCGCACAGACCCGCCACCAGCAACCTGATCTCTCCAAAATGCCGTGGATGAACAAGTCCCTCAGCCCCGACCAGCGCGCCGACCTCGTCGTCAAACAGATGACGCTCGACGAAAAGATCCAGATGGTCCACGGCGACGGCTGGGGCGTACTGCGTCCCGGTGCTCCACTCGACCCACGCTCAAACTTCGGCGCAGGCTTCGTACACGGCATCGACCGCCTCGGCATCCCCGACCTCAACCTCGCCGACTCCGCCGTCGGCATCCGCATGGCCGCCTATCAAGGACGCTACGCCACGCTGCTGCCCTCCACGCTCGCCGCAGCCTGTAGCTGGGACACCGACGCAGCCTTCCTCTACGGCTCCGTCATCGGCCGCGAGCTGCGCGACCAGGGCTTCAACATGACCATCGGCGGCGGCGTCGACATCATGCGCGAGCCCCGCAACGGCCGCAACTTCGAGTACGCCGGCGAAGATCCCGTCCTCGCCGGAACCATGGACGGCTACGTCGAAAAAGGCGTCCTCGCCCAGCACGTCATGAGCGACGTCAAGCACTACGCCTTCAACGATCAGGAGACCGGACGCACCGAGGTCAACGTCCTCCTCGACAAAAAAGCCATGCGCGAATCCGATCTGCTCGCCTTCCAGGTCGCCATCGGCATCTCCGACCCCTCCGGCGTCATGTGCTCCTACAACCTCGTCAACAACGACTACGCCTGCGAAAACGACTACCTGCTCAACCAGGTCCTCAAGAAGGACTTCCACTTCAAAGGCTTCGTCCTCTCCGACTGGGGAGGCACCCACACCACCGTCAAAGCCGCTCTCAACGGCCTCGATGAAGAGATGCCCGGCGACGACGGCTACTTCGCTGCTCCGCTCAAGCAAGCCGTACTCGACGGCAAAGTTCCGCAGTCGCGTCTCGACGACATGGTGCACCGCATCCTCCGCAGCATGTTCGCCGCAGGCGTCGTCGACAACCCGCCCATCCGCACCGTAGTCGATCCCTTCCAGGGCCGCGACGACGCGAAGCACATCGAAGAAGAAAGCATCGTCCTGCTCAAAAATCAGGACAGCATCCTCCCGCTCAAAGCCGCGCCGTCCGAATCCATCGCACTCATCGGCGGCCACGCCGACGTAGCCGTCCTCTCCGGCGGAGGCTCCGCGCAGGTCGACGCGCCCAACGGCGACGCCGTGCATCCGCGCGAAGGCGGCGCACGCTGGGGCGTACCCGTCTACTTCCCGTCCTCGCCACTCAAATACATCCGCAAAAAATCACCTGACGCCACCATCAGCTATAACGACGGCACCGACACCGCAGCCGCCGCCGAATTCGCCAAAAAATCCAGCGTCGCCATCGTCTTCGTCACCCAGTGGATGAGCGAAGGCCGCGACGCCCATACGCTCTCGCTGCCCCACAATCAGGACGCACTCGTCGAGGCCGTCGCCGCCGCCAACCCGAACACCATCGTCGTGCTCGAAACCGGCGGCCCCGTCTCGATGCCGTGGGCAGACAAAGTGAAAGGCATCGTCGAAGCGTGGTATCCCGGCATCGGCGGCGCTCAAGCGCTCTCCAACATCCTCTTCGGCACAATCAATCCCTCCGGCAAGCTCGCCGCCACCTTCGCCAAAGACGACGCGCAGTTGCCGCACCCCCAGATCGTCGGCATGGACGCCAGCACCCGCCATGGCGCCGTCTACATCGACGGCAAGGGCCACAAGACCCAAACCTTCGACCTCCACTACACCGCAGGCGCAGCGGTCGGCTACAAGTGGTTCGAGCAGCAGCACGAGCAGCCGCTGTTCCCCTTCGGCTTCGGCCTGTCATACACCACCTACGCCTACTCCGGCCTCACCGTCGACGACGCCGCGCGCACCGTCCACTTCACCGTCAGGAACACCGGCACGCGCAAAGGCACCGAGATCGCCGAGGTCTACGCCAAACTCCCAACAGCCGCACACGAAGACTACAAGCGCCTCGTCGCCTGGCAGCGCGTCGAGCTCGCACCCGGCGAATCGAAGGACGTCACCCTCACGCTCAACCCGCTCTACCTCTCCGTCTTCGACACCGCCAAAGACGGCTGGCAGCTTCTGCCCGGAGACTACAAAATCCTCGCAGGTGCATCCTCGAACGAAACCCCGCTCGAAGCCACGCTGCACGTCGCGCAGTAACCCACCGCTCGGCTTCGCTCAGCAAACCTGATCGAAGCCGAGCCCAAGCAAATCCGCAACCTTCCAAAGCTGTTCCGCAATGTGTCCCAGGCCGATTGCGCAGTGATGCGCCGGCCCC
Protein-coding sequences here:
- a CDS encoding VOC family protein, which encodes MTLTPFHIAFPVDDLAAARAFYGGTLGCPEGRSSDQWIDFDLFGHQIVAHLKPRASAPGHHHNPVDGHDVPVPHFGVVLPMDAWERLAERLRNAHIHFIIEPYIRFKGQTGEQATMFFLDPAGNALEFKAFADPSQLFAK
- a CDS encoding beta-glucosidase family protein; its protein translation is MQVSRRCNSTKFFSAMVVLAMAALGSATAGAQTRHQQPDLSKMPWMNKSLSPDQRADLVVKQMTLDEKIQMVHGDGWGVLRPGAPLDPRSNFGAGFVHGIDRLGIPDLNLADSAVGIRMAAYQGRYATLLPSTLAAACSWDTDAAFLYGSVIGRELRDQGFNMTIGGGVDIMREPRNGRNFEYAGEDPVLAGTMDGYVEKGVLAQHVMSDVKHYAFNDQETGRTEVNVLLDKKAMRESDLLAFQVAIGISDPSGVMCSYNLVNNDYACENDYLLNQVLKKDFHFKGFVLSDWGGTHTTVKAALNGLDEEMPGDDGYFAAPLKQAVLDGKVPQSRLDDMVHRILRSMFAAGVVDNPPIRTVVDPFQGRDDAKHIEEESIVLLKNQDSILPLKAAPSESIALIGGHADVAVLSGGGSAQVDAPNGDAVHPREGGARWGVPVYFPSSPLKYIRKKSPDATISYNDGTDTAAAAEFAKKSSVAIVFVTQWMSEGRDAHTLSLPHNQDALVEAVAAANPNTIVVLETGGPVSMPWADKVKGIVEAWYPGIGGAQALSNILFGTINPSGKLAATFAKDDAQLPHPQIVGMDASTRHGAVYIDGKGHKTQTFDLHYTAGAAVGYKWFEQQHEQPLFPFGFGLSYTTYAYSGLTVDDAARTVHFTVRNTGTRKGTEIAEVYAKLPTAAHEDYKRLVAWQRVELAPGESKDVTLTLNPLYLSVFDTAKDGWQLLPGDYKILAGASSNETPLEATLHVAQ